A single Macaca mulatta isolate MMU2019108-1 chromosome 15, T2T-MMU8v2.0, whole genome shotgun sequence DNA region contains:
- the ATOSB gene encoding atos homolog protein B yields the protein MRHVQAEPSPSSEPEAGPSQPPVRQGALQGGLLMGYSPAGGATSPGVYQVSIFSPPAGTSEPHRALKRQAPPTEGPRELKRGPGLGAREGLPPEEPSTVGLLGPEGLGLGLGVASQHFSHRGLCVVEQRSSVTSSWTSGTWSPPCPPSNASCNTLHTRDWASPDPGGHGSLGESPGPAPPGQLHTLDTDLHSLAQIGGKSPVAGVGNGGSLLPRESPGTANGHSPEHTPPGPGPPGPCPTKRRLLPAGEAPDVSSEEEGPAPRRRRGSLGHPTAANSSDAKATSFWSHLLPGPKEPVLDPTDCSPMGRRLKGARRLKLSPLRSLRKGPGLLSPPSASPVPTPAVSRTLLGNFEESLLRGRFAPSGHIEGFTAEIGASGSYCPQHVTLPVTVTFFDVSEQNAPAPFLGIVDLNPLGRKGYSVPKVGTVQVTLFNPNQTVVKMFLVTFDFSDMPAAHMTFLRHRLFLVPVGEEGNANPTHRLLCYLLHLRFRSSRSGRLSLHGDIRLLFSRRSLELDTGLPYELQAVTEAPHNPRYSPLP from the exons ATGCGCCACGTGCAGGCGGAGCCGTCTCCATCCTCAGAGCCAGAGGCTGGCCCTTCACAGCCTCCAGTCAGGCAGGGGGCCCTCCAGGGTGGCCTGCTCATGGGCTACAGCCCAGCAGGGGGGGCGACATCCCCCGGGGTCTACCAGGTATCCATCTTTTCCCCTCCGGCTGGTACCTCTGAGCCTCACAGGGCCCTGAAACGACAAGCCCCACCCACTGAGGGTCCCCGGGAGCTGAAGAGAGGCCCTGGGCTGGGGGCCAGAGAGGGACTACCCCCTGAAGAACCATCTACTGTGGGGCTTTTGGGCCCAGAGGGACTGGGGCTGGGACTAGGTGTGGCCAGCCAGCATTTCTCCCACCGTGGCCTCTGTGTTGTGGAACAGAGAAGTAGTGTCACCTCATCTTGGACTTCAGGGACCTGGAGTCCCCCCTGCCCCCCATCAAATGCTTCCTGCAATACTTTGCACACCAGAGACTGGGCCTCCCCAGATCCAGGGGGACACGGGTCCCTGGGGGAGTCCCCAGGGCCAGCCCCTCCAGGCCAGCTGCACACACTTGACACTGATTTGCACAGTCTTGCACAAATAGGGGGTAAGAGCCCAGTGGCTGGGGTGGGCAATGGGGGTAGCCTCTTGCCTAGGGAGTCCCCTGGCACTGCCAATGGGCACAGTCCCGAGCACACACCCCCTGGCCCTGGACCTCCAGGCCCCTGCCCCACCAAGCGAAGGCTGCTTCCTGCTGGAGAAGCCCCAGATGTCAGCTCTGAGGAAGAGGGGCCAGCCCCCCGGAGGCGCCGGGGATCCCTGGGCCACCCTACTGCTGCCAACAGTTCTGATGCCAAAGCCACATCCTTCTGGAGCCACCTGCTGCCTGGGCCCAAAGAGCCTGTTTTG GACCCAACAGACTGCAGTCCCATGGGGCGGAGGCTGAAAGGAGCCCGTCGCCTGAAGCT GAGCCCCCTTCGAAGCCTCCGGAAGGGGCCAGGCCTGCTGAGCCCCCCCAGTGCCTCCCCTGTTCCTACCCCTGCTGTCAGCCGTACCCTGCTGGGCAACTTTGAG GAATCATTGCTGCGAGGACGTTTTGCACCATCTGGCCACATTGAGGGCTTCACAGCAGAAATTGGAGCTAGTGGGTCATACTGCCCCCAGCATGTCACGCTGCCTGTCACTGTCACATTCTTTGATGTTTCTGAGCAAAATGCCCCGGCTCCCTTCCTG GGCATCGTGGATCTGAACCCCCTGGGGAGGAAGGGTTACAGCGTGCCCAAGGTGGGCACCGTCCAAGTG ACCTTATTTAACCCCAACCAGACTGTGGTAAAGATGTTCCTCGTGACCTTTGACTTCTCGGACATGCCTGCTGCCCACATGACCTTCCTTCGCCATCGCCTCTTTTTGGTGCCTGTGGGTGAGGAGGGAAATGCTAACCCCACCCACCGCCTCCTCTGCTACTTGCTGCACCTCAG GTTCCGGAGCTCCCGCTCAGGCCGCTTAAGCCTGCATGGAGATATCCGCCTGCTTTTTTCCCGCCGGAGCCTGGAGCTGGACACAGGGCTCCCTTACGAACTGCAGGCTGTGACCGAGGCCCCTCATAATCCACGTTATTCACCTTTGCCCTGA
- the ATOSB gene encoding atos homolog protein B isoform X2, whose amino-acid sequence MRHVQAEPSPSSEPEAGPSQPPVRQGALQGGLLMGYSPAGGATSPGVYQVSIFSPPAGTSEPHRALKRQAPPTEGPRELKRGPGLGAREGLPPEEPSTVGLLGPEGLGLGLGVASQHFSHRGLCVVEQRSSVTSSWTSGTWSPPCPPSNASCNTLHTRDWASPDPGGHGSLGESPGPAPPGQLHTLDTDLHSLAQIGGPCPTKRRLLPAGEAPDVSSEEEGPAPRRRRGSLGHPTAANSSDAKATSFWSHLLPGPKEPVLDPTDCSPMGRRLKGARRLKLSPLRSLRKGPGLLSPPSASPVPTPAVSRTLLGNFEESLLRGRFAPSGHIEGFTAEIGASGSYCPQHVTLPVTVTFFDVSEQNAPAPFLGIVDLNPLGRKGYSVPKVGTVQVTLFNPNQTVVKMFLVTFDFSDMPAAHMTFLRHRLFLVPVGEEGNANPTHRLLCYLLHLRFRSSRSGRLSLHGDIRLLFSRRSLELDTGLPYELQAVTEAPHNPRYSPLP is encoded by the exons ATGCGCCACGTGCAGGCGGAGCCGTCTCCATCCTCAGAGCCAGAGGCTGGCCCTTCACAGCCTCCAGTCAGGCAGGGGGCCCTCCAGGGTGGCCTGCTCATGGGCTACAGCCCAGCAGGGGGGGCGACATCCCCCGGGGTCTACCAGGTATCCATCTTTTCCCCTCCGGCTGGTACCTCTGAGCCTCACAGGGCCCTGAAACGACAAGCCCCACCCACTGAGGGTCCCCGGGAGCTGAAGAGAGGCCCTGGGCTGGGGGCCAGAGAGGGACTACCCCCTGAAGAACCATCTACTGTGGGGCTTTTGGGCCCAGAGGGACTGGGGCTGGGACTAGGTGTGGCCAGCCAGCATTTCTCCCACCGTGGCCTCTGTGTTGTGGAACAGAGAAGTAGTGTCACCTCATCTTGGACTTCAGGGACCTGGAGTCCCCCCTGCCCCCCATCAAATGCTTCCTGCAATACTTTGCACACCAGAGACTGGGCCTCCCCAGATCCAGGGGGACACGGGTCCCTGGGGGAGTCCCCAGGGCCAGCCCCTCCAGGCCAGCTGCACACACTTGACACTGATTTGCACAGTCTTGCACAAATAGGGG GCCCCTGCCCCACCAAGCGAAGGCTGCTTCCTGCTGGAGAAGCCCCAGATGTCAGCTCTGAGGAAGAGGGGCCAGCCCCCCGGAGGCGCCGGGGATCCCTGGGCCACCCTACTGCTGCCAACAGTTCTGATGCCAAAGCCACATCCTTCTGGAGCCACCTGCTGCCTGGGCCCAAAGAGCCTGTTTTG GACCCAACAGACTGCAGTCCCATGGGGCGGAGGCTGAAAGGAGCCCGTCGCCTGAAGCT GAGCCCCCTTCGAAGCCTCCGGAAGGGGCCAGGCCTGCTGAGCCCCCCCAGTGCCTCCCCTGTTCCTACCCCTGCTGTCAGCCGTACCCTGCTGGGCAACTTTGAG GAATCATTGCTGCGAGGACGTTTTGCACCATCTGGCCACATTGAGGGCTTCACAGCAGAAATTGGAGCTAGTGGGTCATACTGCCCCCAGCATGTCACGCTGCCTGTCACTGTCACATTCTTTGATGTTTCTGAGCAAAATGCCCCGGCTCCCTTCCTG GGCATCGTGGATCTGAACCCCCTGGGGAGGAAGGGTTACAGCGTGCCCAAGGTGGGCACCGTCCAAGTG ACCTTATTTAACCCCAACCAGACTGTGGTAAAGATGTTCCTCGTGACCTTTGACTTCTCGGACATGCCTGCTGCCCACATGACCTTCCTTCGCCATCGCCTCTTTTTGGTGCCTGTGGGTGAGGAGGGAAATGCTAACCCCACCCACCGCCTCCTCTGCTACTTGCTGCACCTCAG GTTCCGGAGCTCCCGCTCAGGCCGCTTAAGCCTGCATGGAGATATCCGCCTGCTTTTTTCCCGCCGGAGCCTGGAGCTGGACACAGGGCTCCCTTACGAACTGCAGGCTGTGACCGAGGCCCCTCATAATCCACGTTATTCACCTTTGCCCTGA
- the STOML2 gene encoding stomatin-like protein 2, mitochondrial: MLARAARGTGALLLRGSLQASGRAPRRASSGLPRNTVVLFVPQQEAWVVERMGRFHRILEPGLNILIPVLDRIRYVQSLKEIVINVPEQSAVTLDNVTLQIDGVLYLRIMDPYKASYGVEDPEYAVTQLAQTTMRSELGKLSLDKVFRERESLNASIVDAINQAADCWGIRCLRYEIKDIHVPPRVKESMQMQVEAERRKRATVLESEGTRESAINVAEGKKQAQILASEAEKAEQINQAAGEASAVLAKAKAKAEAIRILAAALTQHNGDAAASLTVAEQYVSAFSKLAKDSNTILLPSNPGDVTSMVAQAMGVYGALTKPPVPGTPDSVSSGNSRDVQGTDASLDEELDRVKMS, from the exons ATGCTGGCGCGCGCGGCGCGGGGCACTGGGGCCCTTTTGCTGAGG gGCTCCCTGCAGGCTTCTGGTCGCGCTCCGCGCCGCGCCTCCTCTGGATTGCCCCGAAACACCGTGGTACTGTTCGTGCCGCAGCAGGAGGCCTGGGTGGTGGAGCGAATGGGCCGATTCCACCGGATCCTGGAGCCT GGTTTGAACATCCTCATCCCTGTGTTAGACCGGATCCGATATGTGCAGAGTCTCAAGGAAATTGTCATCAACGTGCCTGAGCAGTCGGCTGTGACTCTCG ACAATGTAACTCTGCAAATTGATGGAGTCCTTTACCTGCGCATCATGGACCCTTACAAG GCAAGCTATGGTGTGGAGGACCCTGAGTATGCCGTCACCCAGCTAGCTCAAACAACCATGAGATCAGAGCTCGGCAAACTCTCTCTGGACAAAGTCTTCCGG GAACGGGAGTCCCTGAATGCCAGCATTGTGGATGCTATCAACCAAGCTGCTGACTGCTGGGGTATCCGCTGCCTCCGTTATGAGATCAAGGATATCCATGTGCCACCCCGGGTGAAAGAGTCTATGCAGATGCAG GTGGAGGCAGAGCGGCGGAAACGGGCCACAGTTCTAGAGTCTGAGGGGACCCGAGAGTCGGCCATCAATGTGGCAGAGGGGAAGAAACAGGCCCAGATCCTGGCCTCCGAAGCAGAAAAGGCTGAACAGATAAATCAGGCAGCAG GAGAGGCCAGTGCAGTTCTAGCCAAGGCCAAGGCTAAAGCTGAAGCTATTCGAATCCTGGCTGCAGCTCTGACACAACAT AATGGAGATGCAGCAGCTTCACTGACTGTGGCCGAGCAGTATGTCAGCGCGTTCTCCAAACTGGCCAAGGACTCCAACACTATCCTACTGCCCTCCAATCCCGGCGATGTcaccagcatggtggctcag GCCATGGGTGTCTATGGAGCCCTCACCAAACCCCCAGTGCCAGGGACTCCAGACTCGGTCTCCAGTGGGAACAGCAGAGATGTCCAGGGTACAGATGCAAGTCTTGATGAGGAACTTGATCGAGTCAAGATGAGTTAG
- the STOML2 gene encoding stomatin-like protein 2, mitochondrial isoform X1: MLARAARGTGALLLRGSLQASGRAPRRASSGLPRNTVVLFVPQQEAWVVERMGRFHRILEPGLNILIPVLDRIRYVQSLKEIVINVPEQSAVTLDNVTLQIDGVLYLRIMDPYKASYGVEDPEYAVTQLAQTTMRSELGKLSLDKVFRVEAERRKRATVLESEGTRESAINVAEGKKQAQILASEAEKAEQINQAAGEASAVLAKAKAKAEAIRILAAALTQHNGDAAASLTVAEQYVSAFSKLAKDSNTILLPSNPGDVTSMVAQAMGVYGALTKPPVPGTPDSVSSGNSRDVQGTDASLDEELDRVKMS, encoded by the exons ATGCTGGCGCGCGCGGCGCGGGGCACTGGGGCCCTTTTGCTGAGG gGCTCCCTGCAGGCTTCTGGTCGCGCTCCGCGCCGCGCCTCCTCTGGATTGCCCCGAAACACCGTGGTACTGTTCGTGCCGCAGCAGGAGGCCTGGGTGGTGGAGCGAATGGGCCGATTCCACCGGATCCTGGAGCCT GGTTTGAACATCCTCATCCCTGTGTTAGACCGGATCCGATATGTGCAGAGTCTCAAGGAAATTGTCATCAACGTGCCTGAGCAGTCGGCTGTGACTCTCG ACAATGTAACTCTGCAAATTGATGGAGTCCTTTACCTGCGCATCATGGACCCTTACAAG GCAAGCTATGGTGTGGAGGACCCTGAGTATGCCGTCACCCAGCTAGCTCAAACAACCATGAGATCAGAGCTCGGCAAACTCTCTCTGGACAAAGTCTTCCGG GTGGAGGCAGAGCGGCGGAAACGGGCCACAGTTCTAGAGTCTGAGGGGACCCGAGAGTCGGCCATCAATGTGGCAGAGGGGAAGAAACAGGCCCAGATCCTGGCCTCCGAAGCAGAAAAGGCTGAACAGATAAATCAGGCAGCAG GAGAGGCCAGTGCAGTTCTAGCCAAGGCCAAGGCTAAAGCTGAAGCTATTCGAATCCTGGCTGCAGCTCTGACACAACAT AATGGAGATGCAGCAGCTTCACTGACTGTGGCCGAGCAGTATGTCAGCGCGTTCTCCAAACTGGCCAAGGACTCCAACACTATCCTACTGCCCTCCAATCCCGGCGATGTcaccagcatggtggctcag GCCATGGGTGTCTATGGAGCCCTCACCAAACCCCCAGTGCCAGGGACTCCAGACTCGGTCTCCAGTGGGAACAGCAGAGATGTCCAGGGTACAGATGCAAGTCTTGATGAGGAACTTGATCGAGTCAAGATGAGTTAG
- the STOML2 gene encoding stomatin-like protein 2, mitochondrial isoform X2: MLARAARGTGALLLRGLNILIPVLDRIRYVQSLKEIVINVPEQSAVTLDNVTLQIDGVLYLRIMDPYKASYGVEDPEYAVTQLAQTTMRSELGKLSLDKVFRERESLNASIVDAINQAADCWGIRCLRYEIKDIHVPPRVKESMQMQVEAERRKRATVLESEGTRESAINVAEGKKQAQILASEAEKAEQINQAAGEASAVLAKAKAKAEAIRILAAALTQHNGDAAASLTVAEQYVSAFSKLAKDSNTILLPSNPGDVTSMVAQAMGVYGALTKPPVPGTPDSVSSGNSRDVQGTDASLDEELDRVKMS, encoded by the exons ATGCTGGCGCGCGCGGCGCGGGGCACTGGGGCCCTTTTGCTGAGG GGTTTGAACATCCTCATCCCTGTGTTAGACCGGATCCGATATGTGCAGAGTCTCAAGGAAATTGTCATCAACGTGCCTGAGCAGTCGGCTGTGACTCTCG ACAATGTAACTCTGCAAATTGATGGAGTCCTTTACCTGCGCATCATGGACCCTTACAAG GCAAGCTATGGTGTGGAGGACCCTGAGTATGCCGTCACCCAGCTAGCTCAAACAACCATGAGATCAGAGCTCGGCAAACTCTCTCTGGACAAAGTCTTCCGG GAACGGGAGTCCCTGAATGCCAGCATTGTGGATGCTATCAACCAAGCTGCTGACTGCTGGGGTATCCGCTGCCTCCGTTATGAGATCAAGGATATCCATGTGCCACCCCGGGTGAAAGAGTCTATGCAGATGCAG GTGGAGGCAGAGCGGCGGAAACGGGCCACAGTTCTAGAGTCTGAGGGGACCCGAGAGTCGGCCATCAATGTGGCAGAGGGGAAGAAACAGGCCCAGATCCTGGCCTCCGAAGCAGAAAAGGCTGAACAGATAAATCAGGCAGCAG GAGAGGCCAGTGCAGTTCTAGCCAAGGCCAAGGCTAAAGCTGAAGCTATTCGAATCCTGGCTGCAGCTCTGACACAACAT AATGGAGATGCAGCAGCTTCACTGACTGTGGCCGAGCAGTATGTCAGCGCGTTCTCCAAACTGGCCAAGGACTCCAACACTATCCTACTGCCCTCCAATCCCGGCGATGTcaccagcatggtggctcag GCCATGGGTGTCTATGGAGCCCTCACCAAACCCCCAGTGCCAGGGACTCCAGACTCGGTCTCCAGTGGGAACAGCAGAGATGTCCAGGGTACAGATGCAAGTCTTGATGAGGAACTTGATCGAGTCAAGATGAGTTAG
- the STOML2 gene encoding stomatin-like protein 2, mitochondrial isoform X3, with translation MGRFHRILEPGLNILIPVLDRIRYVQSLKEIVINVPEQSAVTLDNVTLQIDGVLYLRIMDPYKASYGVEDPEYAVTQLAQTTMRSELGKLSLDKVFRERESLNASIVDAINQAADCWGIRCLRYEIKDIHVPPRVKESMQMQVEAERRKRATVLESEGTRESAINVAEGKKQAQILASEAEKAEQINQAAGEASAVLAKAKAKAEAIRILAAALTQHNGDAAASLTVAEQYVSAFSKLAKDSNTILLPSNPGDVTSMVAQAMGVYGALTKPPVPGTPDSVSSGNSRDVQGTDASLDEELDRVKMS, from the exons ATGGGCCGATTCCACCGGATCCTGGAGCCT GGTTTGAACATCCTCATCCCTGTGTTAGACCGGATCCGATATGTGCAGAGTCTCAAGGAAATTGTCATCAACGTGCCTGAGCAGTCGGCTGTGACTCTCG ACAATGTAACTCTGCAAATTGATGGAGTCCTTTACCTGCGCATCATGGACCCTTACAAG GCAAGCTATGGTGTGGAGGACCCTGAGTATGCCGTCACCCAGCTAGCTCAAACAACCATGAGATCAGAGCTCGGCAAACTCTCTCTGGACAAAGTCTTCCGG GAACGGGAGTCCCTGAATGCCAGCATTGTGGATGCTATCAACCAAGCTGCTGACTGCTGGGGTATCCGCTGCCTCCGTTATGAGATCAAGGATATCCATGTGCCACCCCGGGTGAAAGAGTCTATGCAGATGCAG GTGGAGGCAGAGCGGCGGAAACGGGCCACAGTTCTAGAGTCTGAGGGGACCCGAGAGTCGGCCATCAATGTGGCAGAGGGGAAGAAACAGGCCCAGATCCTGGCCTCCGAAGCAGAAAAGGCTGAACAGATAAATCAGGCAGCAG GAGAGGCCAGTGCAGTTCTAGCCAAGGCCAAGGCTAAAGCTGAAGCTATTCGAATCCTGGCTGCAGCTCTGACACAACAT AATGGAGATGCAGCAGCTTCACTGACTGTGGCCGAGCAGTATGTCAGCGCGTTCTCCAAACTGGCCAAGGACTCCAACACTATCCTACTGCCCTCCAATCCCGGCGATGTcaccagcatggtggctcag GCCATGGGTGTCTATGGAGCCCTCACCAAACCCCCAGTGCCAGGGACTCCAGACTCGGTCTCCAGTGGGAACAGCAGAGATGTCCAGGGTACAGATGCAAGTCTTGATGAGGAACTTGATCGAGTCAAGATGAGTTAG